DNA from Tripterygium wilfordii isolate XIE 37 chromosome 4, ASM1340144v1, whole genome shotgun sequence:
AGGTCAACCAGCAACCCGAACCCTACTTTCCGGTGATTACCAATTCGTCAAGAATCGCGTAATTTACTCTCTATCAATTCAAACCCACCCTGTTGAGAGAAGCTTACTATCAAGGTAATCAACAATTCGTTAAGAATCGCATAATGTCATGGTTTCTCTAGCTCTGTTTTTGATGTTTAATACTACTGTGTGAACAAAAAACAACGGATCCCATATGGGTTTCTTCCCTTGTTACCTCTGATACATTGCTGTTGTTTGTTTTGAGAAGATGTTGATTCTCAAAATCACCGTAGAATTTTCGGATCAAGAACTGTGATTCATGTAATCCTACTGTTTGCCAACCGGGCTTTCATGAAAaaagtttcaatttgatcaagaatactgggaaaaaaatatatatagttggaGTTTCTCTGTTCTCCAATGAAAGTTGTGTGCTTTTATAATGTTCCTAGTTTTTAGgattagggttaggtttagggtttgttatggtgtttatttttcttccaattAGATAACTGCCTGCTTTTGGCTTTGTTTAAGATGTTGAAATTTCTTAGACAAATTTGTTGGCAAAGTAGTATGATGTAGAGATGGGCATCTAATTATAAGTAACTATTGTAGAAAAATTCTGAATTGGTATTGAGATTCATATTCTCTCCAGAGTGCTTAGCTATAAATAATACCGTTATCTAACCTAGTTAGTCTACTTTTAGTGATGATGACAAGATCTTGTACTTCAATCATCTTATGCATAGCATATATGTACAGGCAAATATGGATGTTGGCCCTCCCTTGGGTTTACCTGGTAGTCCCATACCCAGGGAAgtggaagaaattgaagaatatATAAATGAAGAAGTTGAAATAAATATCATTGAAGAAGTTGGAGAAAATTTGATTGAAGTACCAGTAACACCTCCACCTAGGAAAAAGCGAACTACTATTGCTCGTCCCAAATTTACTGATCGAATTAATGAACTTCTGATGCACATTGTGCATCATATCATTTCTTTCTTACCTACTGAAGATTTCCTCAAACTAAGCTTGTCATCCAAAAGGTTCAGAGATTTGTGCATCTCTAGTCCATCCTTGAGCTTTGATGGCATGAGTGTTGGAGTCTTGCCATCGATTTACCTTCTGAATTATCTAGACAGGATTATGAGTCTCCACAAAAACACCGAAACGTATAGTCTCAGAGTCTATTGGGGTATTCAAAGCTTCGAGGAAAAATATCGTATATGTTCATGGTTGCACAAAGCGATAAGCTGCAATGTCAAAGTGCTTGATCTCAAGTTCTGGGTTGAAGATTTCGCAATTCCTGTTGATGTCTTTTGTAGCAAGTCGTTGAGGTCTTTGAAGCTGAACTTTAGCGGAGGCAAACTGAAACTGCCTTCAAATTCTGGCATCTCTACTAAACTACAATCCTTGTTGCTGAAACACTTTGTACCCGAAAACAAGCAGCATTTTGAAGAATGGATTTCATTGGCTTGCAAGTCCCTTAATAGTTTGGATCTTGTTTACTTTGCAGGGGTGGATAATATTAGGATCAATAGTTCATCTCTGAAACAGCTCAACATTTACACCGCTTGTAATGTAGACCTTTGCTTCCTTGAAGTCTCAGCAGCTATGCTAAAGGATATGGATCTGTATTGGACTTTTGGACACACAAATAATATCAGTTTCGCAGATTATTGAAGATTTCTGCTCCCAGCCCTGAAGTCTTGAGATGGGGAGCGTGTGCTCCAGATTGGTACTTTGTAGAGAACTTGAATTCGCTACAGATCACTACGATATAAGTTTTAGCTTCTCCTTTTTCAAGGACAAAAAATGGTTTGAAGATGATACTAACTGGTATAAACACGACTAAAAAGCTCTTGATTGGACATCAATGTCTCCAGGTAATTACAGTTCATTGTTTACATCACATACTGATACTGTACTTTGTTTCTCTTGTATCTAACAAAAAACATTTTGTATACAGGACTATGATATTAACCTATTAATACACTTACATTTTATTGTTGACTCTATTATGAGTTCATTTTACTAGTTCATGGTAAAACTCAGTGACCGAGTATTCTTTATCTTGCAGGCACTGTTTGAGCAAGGTTACAGAAGGACTGAATTTAGTAATCTACGTGATTTGGTCGTCTATGTTAAATCTTTGAGTGACGATTTAGTTCATGCGTTAGCCTTCTTTCTCCAAGGACTACCACGAGGTTTGAAGACGCTATCGATAATTGGTAGACAAGCAACTGCTACGCTTATGGAAGAACTGGTTAGTATCCTTATGTCTCATCTCACGGTGCACGCATGATATATAGACAATATGCAACACTTCTAGTTATTGACTAAACAGCATTTGTTAATCTCAGCCATTAGCACCATTCCGCGCGTACAGATTCAAGGCAGGATTTTGGGAAGCTCAAAATCTATTGTGTATACAGAACTTGGAGAAGGTAAAGCTGGAGGTATTCGATCAAAATGGGCTTGAACTGCTAGAATATCTGCTAGACAATTACACACTGCTAAAGGAGCTTGACATTATATTCACTTCTCCCTTGCCAACACCTATTCAAAGGAAAATAGATGTCCTTGAGACCTGCCCTACCCTAACTCTGAATCTC
Protein-coding regions in this window:
- the LOC119997324 gene encoding putative F-box/LRR-repeat protein At5g41840 isoform X1, yielding MHSIYVQANMDVGPPLGLPGSPIPREVEEIEEYINEEVEINIIEEVGENLIEVPVTPPPRKKRTTIARPKFTDRINELLMHIVHHIISFLPTEDFLKLSLSSKRFRDLCISSPSLSFDGMSVGVLPSIYLLNYLDRIMSLHKNTETYSLRVYWGIQSFEEKYRICSWLHKAISCNVKVLDLKFWVEDFAIPVDVFCSKSLRSLKLNFSGGKLKLPSNSGISTKLQSLLLKHFVPENKQHFEEWISLACKSLNSLDLVYFAGVDNIRINSSSLKQLNIYTACNVDLCFLEVSAAMLKDMDLYWTFGHTNNISFADY
- the LOC119997324 gene encoding putative F-box/LRR-repeat protein At5g41840 isoform X2, whose protein sequence is MDVGPPLGLPGSPIPREVEEIEEYINEEVEINIIEEVGENLIEVPVTPPPRKKRTTIARPKFTDRINELLMHIVHHIISFLPTEDFLKLSLSSKRFRDLCISSPSLSFDGMSVGVLPSIYLLNYLDRIMSLHKNTETYSLRVYWGIQSFEEKYRICSWLHKAISCNVKVLDLKFWVEDFAIPVDVFCSKSLRSLKLNFSGGKLKLPSNSGISTKLQSLLLKHFVPENKQHFEEWISLACKSLNSLDLVYFAGVDNIRINSSSLKQLNIYTACNVDLCFLEVSAAMLKDMDLYWTFGHTNNISFADY